The Lolium rigidum isolate FL_2022 chromosome 2, APGP_CSIRO_Lrig_0.1, whole genome shotgun sequence genomic interval AAGGCGCACCAAGATGCATTTGTTTAATCTTGAACTGGTTGAATGCATGCATATTTGTAAATTGGCTATATATAATACGGTTACACAGCTTAATTATATTAACTACCCTCTCGCTCATCCTTGACCGGTCGTAGCTATGACCAGTTGCGACATCTATCAATAGCGGTTTGGAGTGATCATATGCAAAGGCAGCATCGAGGAGCACACGCATGTGATTCCATAGCTTTCTTCTCCATTCTTTAGATTCCTCAAAGAACGTACAGGACGGGTATGCTTGGACCATAAAATAGACCGTATATATGCTTACCTGCACCAAGTAGGATTAGAATTCTACTGGCTACCAATCCATGACACATGGCGCGTACCATGAACACGCCGGGAAGCACGGTTTCATACGCGCTTCATCTGTAGCCAACGTGTGGTTCCTATTAGTGGAGATGAGGGGAAAGCCTCTTATTCAGAAATAATATGGTCTCCGATCGGTATAGTGAGGTTgtagtttttttattttctgaagTGTGTGTTAGGGCATGGACAACATGGGCCGCTATCAAGAGGCGCTAGGCTAGATTGGGTGCAGCACCTTTACCATGGGTGCTCTTTTCACCGTGGGAGTCCGAATTTGTTAACTGAAGAGGACCACAAGTTGGACCACCATATACATCACATTTCAAAGAAAACAAATTTACAACACATGGGTAGTTTGAAATTTTTCCATAAAGGAAAtacattaatatcgagagatatcaattacatccagcatactgcaacaacgcaatgctcTAATggaagtacggatgcacacagctaaaaagtaaaaaaagaaaactaaaaaataaaagtctTGCTACGGTATTCAAGCCGTAGcaagcaacaatacatccaccaccaagacaacacctgaactctaggctctccaaaagcgacgcctccaagaaggaacgaTTGCACAAGCGCAGCCATCGCCCGATCAAAAGACCTTAGGTTTCACCTACGAAGACCTTAGAAATAAATTTTTTTTATTGTAGTGCGTCTACTTTAATAACtctaaaaagtgaaaaaaaaatgtATGTTTTGGGGTATACTGGGTGTTTTAATACTCTATAAATTAAGGGTGTggctatttctcagtcgactgaaaTTTCAGTTGTAATTAATATTGCAATTGATAACTACCACAAATTACGAAGCAAATTTAACGGTGTAGGACTTGACTCAGCACGAATTTAGTTCTcggctagctgagaactagcaaatttATTCCTCGAAAAAAAAACTAGCAAATCCCATAAATCAAATTCCCGTAGTGACTACTCAAATGAGAGGCAAATgaattgataaattaattaataCTACATAACAACACTACGCAAATCCACGTTTGGAATTTGCGACCCTACTAACACCCTGATCGAAGAACAAAAAGACTATACTCAAGACCTCTATGCGTAGGGTCGTAGACATGCAACCTTTCGTGTACCCTGCCGTTTACAAAAATCCGTCAGCTCAATCTACATTATGGAGCATGTGTTTGGCCGGGAGTGGTACTGCTGGTAACCATAGGCGCCGGCGGGGTGCTCGTAGACCGGCACCGAATGCGAAGGGTAGTACTGGTAGTAGTGCCACGGGTACTCCACAGCGGTGGCGGCAGTGGCGGCTTCCGCcggcttcttcttctcctcctccttcttggcGTCGCTGACCTGCAGGAGCTGcgcgtggccgaccttcttccgcAGCGCGGTggtgagcttgacggggtcgacgccgtcgccgaccaccaccacctggTCCTTGGGATCTCCGGCGAGCGCCACCGAG includes:
- the LOC124687887 gene encoding heavy metal-associated isoprenylated plant protein 47-like; amino-acid sequence: MTQKIVIKVEMSSERCRSKAMALVAATSGVDSVALAGDPKDQVVVVGDGVDPVKLTTALRKKVGHAQLLQVSDAKKEEEKKKPAEAATAATAVEYPWHYYQYYPSHSVPVYEHPAGAYGYQQYHSRPNTCSIM